Below is a window of Pseudomonas sp. B21-040 DNA.
TATTTCTTGCGTGCGTCTTCATCGGACACCGACGTGGGGATGATCACGTCTTCACCCGGACGCCAGTTCACCGGAGTCGCAACGGTGTGTTTGGCGTTCAATTGCAGGGAATCCAGCAGACGCAGTACTTCATCGAAGTTTCGCCCGGCACTCATTGGGTAGATCAGCATGGCCTTGACCTTTTTGTCCGGGCCGATGATGAACACAGAACGCACGGTGGCGTTGTCTACGGCGGTGCGGGCGCCGCCGCTGGCATTCGGATGGATCATGTCGTAGAGCTTCGCCACGACCAGGTTTTCGTCACCGATCATCGGGTAGTTGACGGCGTGCCCCTGGGTTTCTTCGATGTCTTTGGCCCAGCTTGCATGATTGCTGACCGGGTCGACGCTGAGTCCGACGATCTTGGTGTTGCGCTTGTCGAACTCCGGTTTTAGCCCTGCCATGTAGCCCAGCTCAGTGGTGCATACCGGGGTGAAGTCCTTGGGATGGGAAAACAGGATGGCCCATTTGTCGCCAATCCACTCGTGGAAGTTCAGCGTGCCTTCGGTGCTTTCGACGGTAAAGTCCGGTGCCTCGTCGCCAATGCGGATTGCCATGTTCGTTCTCCTTACTGTGGGGTCGTAGGGAAAACCGTCGGAATGGGGGACGTCTCCAACGGCATTCAGGATCGGTGTTGAACCTGCCAACGCGGATCAGTATAGGAGACGCTTCAAGACACGGCAGTGACCGTCGCACTGGATCAATAAGCCTTTGATTTCATAAGAGAAAAACCAATCAGGTCGCCCGACCGGCGACCTGATTCTTGTCGAACACATCAAACCCGGACGTTGCGTCCCGGCAGCATCGACCGCTGGCTGTTTTCCCAATCTTGCACAAGGCCGACAGGCGCGTCGGAAGCCGGCAGCATGGTGCGTCCGCGCACCAGATCGCTGGCCCGCTCGGCGAGCATGATGGTCGGTGCATTGAGGTTACCGTTCGGTTCGGTCGGGAACACCGACGAGTCGATCACGCGCAACCCGGCGATGCCATGCACCCGCAGCTCGGAATCCACCACCGCCATGTCGTCCTCGCCCATGCGGCACGAGCCGCAGGGGTGGTAGGTGCTTTCGAGGTTTTCACGCACGAAGGCATCCAGGTCTTCATCGCTGGTCACGTGTGCGCCCGGTGCGATTTCGCCATCGCGGAAGCGGTCCATCGCCTTCTGGCCAATGATCTCCCGGGTCAGGCGGATGCAGCGGCGGAAGCCCTCGCGGTCCTCTTCCCGTTGCAGGTAGTTGAA
It encodes the following:
- a CDS encoding peroxiredoxin — translated: MAIRIGDEAPDFTVESTEGTLNFHEWIGDKWAILFSHPKDFTPVCTTELGYMAGLKPEFDKRNTKIVGLSVDPVSNHASWAKDIEETQGHAVNYPMIGDENLVVAKLYDMIHPNASGGARTAVDNATVRSVFIIGPDKKVKAMLIYPMSAGRNFDEVLRLLDSLQLNAKHTVATPVNWRPGEDVIIPTSVSDEDARKKYPDGFKTIKPYLRTVAQPK